A DNA window from Lasioglossum baleicum unplaced genomic scaffold, iyLasBale1 scaffold1373, whole genome shotgun sequence contains the following coding sequences:
- the LOC143220640 gene encoding histone-lysine N-methyltransferase SETMAR-like, which translates to MKEQDAHFEHILMYYFRKGKNAWQTQKKLCAVYGNGALKERQYQNLFARFRSGDFSFEVEVVSVEFDEIHIKATIDSDFHSTTRDIAEKLDVSHTLNCIEKKFKMFGYVKKLDLWIPHQLMEIHLTQRIIICDSPLKRNEIDPFLRSLITGDEKWIVYTKVNRKRSWVMQDEPVQTTSKAEIH; encoded by the coding sequence atgaaagaacagGATGCGCACTTCGAACATATTTTAATGTATTACTTCCGAAAAGGCAAGAACGCGTGGCAAACACAAAAGAAGTTATGTGCCGTATATGGAAATGGAGCCCTGAAAGAAAGGCAGTATCAAAATTTGTTTGCCAGATTTCGTTCTGGCGATTTTTCATTTGAAGTCGAAGTTGTTTCAGTTGAATTCGATGAGATCCATATCAAAGCCACTATCGATTCAGATTTTCATAGCACAACACGTGATATTGCAGAGAAGCTCGATGTATCGCATACATTGAAttgcattgaaaaaaaattcaaaatgtttGGTTATGTCAAGAAACTCGATTTATGGATCCCTCACCAGCTTATGGAAATTCATTTGACGCAACGCATTATCATATGCGATTCGCCTTTGAAACGCAACGAAATTGATCCATTTCTGAGAAGCCTAATTACTGGCGACGAAAAGTGGATAGTTTATACCAAGGTTAATCGGAAGAGATCGTGGGTGATGCAAGATGAACCAGTCCAAACGACATCAAAAGCCGAGATTCACTAA